In Thermosynechococcus sichuanensis E542, a single genomic region encodes these proteins:
- a CDS encoding VOC family protein, whose product MVFLHVAINVTDLQRAAAFYEGLLGLTPVDRPLKFPGRWYQIGTVQIHLIQAEKVVDPCQDQRWGRNPHFALGVTDLASLEQRLMAAQIPLQRSASGRAAIFVADPDGNLIELSQVS is encoded by the coding sequence ATGGTCTTTCTCCACGTTGCCATTAACGTCACGGATTTGCAGCGAGCTGCGGCCTTCTATGAAGGGTTGCTGGGGCTTACCCCCGTTGATCGCCCCCTGAAATTTCCCGGCCGTTGGTATCAAATTGGTACGGTGCAAATTCATCTCATCCAAGCGGAAAAGGTGGTCGATCCCTGTCAAGATCAGCGGTGGGGACGTAACCCCCACTTTGCCCTTGGCGTAACGGATTTAGCCAGTCTTGAACAACGCCTCATGGCAGCCCAAATTCCCTTGCAGCGCAGTGCCTCAGGACGAGCCGCAATCTTTGTCGCGGATCCCGATGGCAACCTGATTGAACTTAGTCAAGTCTCCTAG
- a CDS encoding phycobiliprotein lyase: protein MDIRDFFAQSAGRWFSQRTSHHLAFKQTESGKSQLTIELLSVDDPAVIALCQQYDMDPAWAVCGARVSWDGTMEWDSEKHEGSTVLVPIMDQGSRMEGKLLREMGYAEKAPVAGRFSMGSDGALTLITEYETMYSEERLWFASPNLRLRTSILKRFGGFSMASFCSEIRLGVTQPAHS, encoded by the coding sequence ATGGACATCCGCGACTTTTTTGCCCAAAGTGCTGGCCGCTGGTTTTCCCAACGTACCAGTCATCACTTGGCCTTTAAGCAAACCGAGTCAGGCAAGTCTCAGTTAACCATTGAATTGCTGTCTGTGGATGATCCTGCGGTCATTGCCCTATGTCAGCAATATGACATGGATCCCGCTTGGGCAGTGTGCGGTGCACGGGTCAGTTGGGACGGCACGATGGAATGGGACAGCGAGAAGCACGAAGGCTCAACGGTACTGGTGCCGATCATGGATCAGGGGTCGCGGATGGAAGGCAAGCTCCTGCGGGAAATGGGCTATGCCGAAAAAGCACCGGTTGCCGGTCGCTTCAGTATGGGCAGTGATGGCGCCCTGACACTGATTACCGAATATGAAACGATGTATTCCGAAGAGCGCCTTTGGTTTGCCAGCCCCAATTTACGCCTGCGCACCAGTATTCTCAAGCGCTTTGGTGGCTTTAGTATGGCCTCCTTCTGCTCAGAAATTCGCCTAGGGGTGACGCAACCTGCTCATTCCTGA
- a CDS encoding DUF2605 domain-containing protein, whose product MLHSNLPEPQLLKVLLEPLLEDFQYWFTRSRSLLQTEVIPFLNVAEQQALLERVETALNDVIATQSLFRATDGQVGVDTQVLMQWHTLLMECWQVAHHYRLSKSCDS is encoded by the coding sequence ATGCTGCACTCAAATTTACCTGAACCTCAACTGCTCAAGGTCTTGCTGGAGCCGCTACTCGAAGATTTTCAGTACTGGTTCACGCGATCGCGATCGCTCTTGCAGACAGAAGTGATTCCCTTCTTGAACGTGGCGGAACAGCAGGCACTCCTTGAACGGGTGGAGACAGCCCTCAACGATGTGATTGCTACCCAAAGCCTCTTTCGGGCAACGGACGGCCAAGTGGGGGTTGATACACAGGTATTAATGCAGTGGCATACGCTCTTGATGGAGTGCTGGCAGGTGGCCCATCACTATCGCTTATCCAAATCTTGTGACAGTTAA
- a CDS encoding DUF2973 domain-containing protein — MLQLIYIVAFTVLALLAMANLIRSLLTLGIESQRQFSPQRVTHPELLDSDGHVIDEPLLVMRSLSVEDARAQLDAIYRESPSYGDDARGETQA; from the coding sequence ATGTTGCAGTTGATCTATATTGTTGCCTTTACGGTCTTGGCGCTACTGGCCATGGCTAATTTGATTCGTAGTTTGTTGACCCTCGGCATTGAATCGCAACGCCAATTTTCACCGCAACGGGTGACCCATCCTGAACTGTTAGATAGTGATGGCCATGTGATTGATGAACCCCTGTTGGTGATGCGCTCTCTCAGTGTGGAGGATGCCCGTGCCCAACTGGATGCGATCTACCGCGAATCCCCCAGCTACGGTGACGACGCCCGTGGAGAAACCCAAGCCTAA
- a CDS encoding GTPase family protein → MRSTANPPATVTTPVEKPKPKFLGQYGQFLSRWFQVDATALAEVLARARQELPATEVLLIGKPQSGKSSIVRAMTGADASIVGVGFRPHTRQIQRYDYPTAELPLLTFTDTVGLGETPEQTAEVVAELDHLLQQSQRARVIILTVKVTDFAGDRLHQVATALKKAHPEIPFILAITCLHELYPPDQANHPPYPPGMPEVHLAIAGLKERFADISDHVIPLDFTLEEDGYTPVFYGFEALAATLEAVLPKAEAQLLRQLIAQSHLSDQLAPLYRQVGRRYIAPFAVMAGTLAAVPLPFATMPVLVGVQVVMVVLLGQLYGQTLSPSQAGGILTTIGGGFVARLVGQQLIKFIPGLGSVLSASWAAAYTWALGEAACVYFGDLMGGKTPDPQRIQQVLQETLATAHLRLRHSES, encoded by the coding sequence ATGCGATCTACCGCGAATCCCCCAGCTACGGTGACGACGCCCGTGGAGAAACCCAAGCCTAAGTTTTTAGGCCAGTATGGGCAGTTCCTAAGCCGCTGGTTTCAGGTGGATGCAACGGCACTGGCGGAGGTTTTGGCTAGGGCACGGCAGGAGTTACCGGCGACGGAGGTCTTGCTGATTGGCAAACCCCAATCGGGGAAAAGTTCGATTGTGCGGGCAATGACGGGTGCTGATGCCAGTATTGTTGGGGTGGGGTTTCGTCCCCATACGCGGCAAATACAACGCTATGACTATCCCACTGCCGAACTACCCCTGCTCACGTTTACGGATACGGTGGGTTTGGGGGAAACGCCAGAACAAACGGCGGAGGTGGTAGCGGAGTTAGATCACCTGTTGCAGCAAAGTCAACGGGCGCGGGTGATTATTTTGACAGTCAAGGTAACGGATTTTGCGGGCGATCGCTTGCACCAAGTGGCGACAGCCCTCAAGAAGGCTCATCCAGAAATTCCCTTTATTTTGGCCATTACCTGTCTGCACGAGTTGTATCCTCCGGATCAAGCCAATCATCCCCCCTACCCCCCAGGGATGCCTGAGGTTCACTTGGCGATCGCCGGCCTGAAGGAACGCTTTGCTGACATTAGCGATCACGTCATTCCCCTTGACTTTACCTTAGAAGAAGACGGCTACACCCCTGTTTTTTATGGCTTTGAGGCCCTTGCTGCAACCCTAGAGGCGGTGCTGCCCAAAGCAGAAGCCCAACTGCTCCGCCAGTTGATCGCCCAATCCCATCTCAGTGATCAATTGGCTCCCCTCTATCGTCAGGTGGGGCGGCGCTACATTGCCCCCTTTGCAGTGATGGCGGGAACCCTAGCGGCAGTGCCTTTGCCCTTTGCGACCATGCCAGTTCTTGTGGGGGTGCAGGTGGTGATGGTGGTGCTGTTGGGGCAGTTGTACGGTCAGACCCTTTCGCCTTCCCAAGCGGGAGGCATCCTAACCACCATTGGCGGTGGATTTGTGGCGCGGTTGGTGGGACAACAGTTGATTAAATTTATTCCGGGTTTGGGATCGGTACTCTCTGCCTCTTGGGCAGCGGCCTATACTTGGGCGTTGGGGGAAGCGGCCTGTGTCTATTTTGGCGACTTGATGGGGGGGAAAACCCCCGATCCTCAGCGTATTCAGCAGGTGCTCCAAGAAACACTGGCAACAGCGCACTTGCGATTGCGACACAGTGAGTCTTAA
- a CDS encoding ComEC/Rec2 family competence protein, with amino-acid sequence MFSITKADGILWAIAFITGCIFSLLQWGWLGVLALGGILYGGRRWGGKVWLRLPASQSFAIATGVALLAVVYVWLRTPQPGVNDISHLVPRLEALNLPPTVLVEGRVETTPLPNRAGRLRFFLGVERYQNLSSVPAQSGVLQGRASGRLYVTLPAEEGAKLHPSQRIQISGRLYRPRAAGNEFFRAFNLRRQLQLQHTFAGLAGNKVTILDQGSPWGLWALRQRIVQVHAQGLGDRYGAVVSAMVLGSRAVAIPFEVRDSFRRVGLSHALAASGFHTAILLAVVLALTRPLPQQWRYGLGAGVLVFFACLSGFAPSAIRAVLMGLAGLVALVNGQKGQPLVILLAIATAMLIYNPLWIEDIGFQLSFLATLGLIVSAQPISDRLDWLPTPLRNLVAVPLAATLWVLPLSLAIFGILPVYGLLANIIANLPLVLLTVGGFISAMVGLLIPPGGSAIAWLLYSPTAFLLWLIQTIGQWPGATIALGSLGWLQVVVLYGLICLVWLSPRWRRRWFLLFTFGVTLVLVPFILRQNTLFQATVLATTQVPTLVIQQLGGTVVINGGDSQGLTAFLAQEGINRIDWAVASDRQYRQQQGWRDIHRIIPIRQFSDVPTAKSDPAYREMLTSLKVPHQSLPLRQPVQLGQVKITVLRADPAILTLEMGHSQWLFVSDPSRDAAQTDWLAVTPVEPPQVLWWWGQKLTPRLFEIVKPRSVILSRNRLDPAIASYLKQKQIPYFVVGEAGEVRWQADGSLKANAPQQNDGLI; translated from the coding sequence ATGTTCAGCATCACCAAGGCGGATGGTATTCTCTGGGCGATCGCCTTTATTACGGGGTGTATTTTCAGTCTCTTGCAGTGGGGTTGGCTGGGGGTCTTGGCACTGGGCGGGATTCTCTACGGCGGGCGTCGTTGGGGCGGTAAGGTTTGGCTGCGCCTGCCTGCAAGTCAAAGTTTCGCGATCGCCACCGGGGTTGCCCTCTTGGCAGTGGTGTATGTCTGGCTGCGCACGCCCCAGCCGGGGGTGAATGATATCAGTCACTTGGTGCCGCGTCTTGAGGCGCTGAATCTACCCCCAACGGTGCTTGTCGAGGGGCGTGTTGAAACGACACCATTGCCCAACCGCGCTGGGCGATTACGCTTTTTCCTAGGGGTGGAGCGGTATCAAAATCTCAGTTCAGTCCCTGCCCAAAGTGGCGTACTGCAAGGGAGAGCCAGTGGCCGCCTCTATGTGACGCTACCAGCAGAGGAAGGGGCAAAGCTACATCCCAGCCAACGGATCCAGATTTCGGGGCGGCTCTATCGGCCGCGTGCTGCGGGCAATGAGTTTTTTCGTGCCTTTAACTTGCGGCGGCAGCTTCAATTGCAGCACACTTTTGCCGGCTTAGCAGGCAACAAGGTCACAATTTTGGATCAGGGATCACCCTGGGGGTTGTGGGCACTGCGGCAGCGAATTGTCCAAGTCCATGCCCAAGGGTTGGGCGATCGCTATGGTGCTGTGGTCTCGGCAATGGTGCTGGGGAGCCGAGCGGTGGCCATTCCCTTTGAGGTGCGTGACAGCTTTCGGCGCGTGGGGCTATCCCATGCCTTAGCGGCCTCAGGGTTTCATACAGCCATTCTGTTGGCGGTTGTCTTGGCGCTGACACGTCCTTTGCCGCAGCAGTGGCGCTATGGGCTGGGGGCTGGGGTCTTAGTGTTCTTTGCCTGTTTGAGTGGGTTTGCCCCCTCAGCAATTCGCGCTGTACTCATGGGTTTGGCGGGGTTAGTGGCTCTCGTGAATGGCCAAAAGGGACAACCCCTTGTGATCCTGCTGGCGATCGCCACTGCCATGCTGATCTACAACCCCCTGTGGATTGAGGACATTGGCTTTCAGTTGAGCTTCTTGGCCACATTGGGCTTAATTGTCAGTGCTCAGCCGATCAGCGATCGCCTCGATTGGTTGCCAACCCCCCTGCGCAACCTTGTCGCAGTGCCCCTCGCGGCCACCCTTTGGGTACTGCCCCTCTCTTTGGCAATCTTCGGTATTTTGCCGGTGTATGGTTTGCTGGCCAATATCATTGCCAATCTGCCCCTTGTCCTCTTGACGGTTGGCGGCTTCATCAGTGCAATGGTTGGCCTCCTCATTCCCCCTGGGGGATCCGCCATTGCGTGGCTCCTCTACTCTCCTACGGCCTTCCTCCTGTGGCTGATTCAAACCATCGGCCAGTGGCCCGGAGCAACGATCGCCCTTGGCAGTTTGGGTTGGCTGCAAGTTGTTGTTCTCTATGGCCTGATTTGCCTCGTTTGGTTGAGTCCGCGCTGGCGGCGCCGCTGGTTTTTGCTCTTTACCTTTGGTGTCACTCTGGTTCTAGTGCCCTTTATTCTGCGCCAAAACACCCTCTTTCAAGCCACGGTTCTCGCCACTACCCAAGTGCCGACGCTGGTAATTCAGCAACTAGGGGGGACAGTGGTGATCAATGGGGGGGATTCCCAAGGGCTAACGGCTTTCTTGGCTCAAGAGGGCATTAACCGCATTGATTGGGCAGTGGCCAGCGATCGCCAGTACCGTCAACAACAGGGCTGGCGCGACATTCATAGAATCATCCCCATTCGCCAGTTTAGCGATGTGCCAACGGCCAAGAGTGATCCTGCCTATCGGGAAATGTTGACCAGCCTCAAGGTGCCCCATCAATCGCTCCCCCTACGACAACCTGTTCAACTGGGTCAGGTGAAAATCACTGTCCTGCGGGCAGATCCAGCCATCTTGACCTTGGAGATGGGCCACAGTCAGTGGCTTTTTGTCAGTGATCCGAGTCGCGACGCTGCTCAAACGGATTGGTTGGCCGTGACGCCCGTGGAGCCGCCGCAGGTTCTCTGGTGGTGGGGGCAAAAACTAACGCCGCGCCTCTTCGAGATTGTCAAGCCGCGCAGTGTCATTCTTAGTCGCAATAGGCTTGATCCCGCGATCGCCAGCTACCTAAAGCAGAAACAAATTCCCTATTTTGTGGTCGGAGAAGCCGGGGAGGTGCGCTGGCAAGCCGATGGCTCCCTGAAGGCAAATGCTCCTCAACAAAACGATGGCTTGATTTAA
- a CDS encoding DUF1816 domain-containing protein, with protein sequence MFNDNNTGFTSWLADLINGMGLAWWVKIETKTPPCTYYFGPFLTPMEAEKEKDGYIEDLKAEGAEGIEVNVVRCRPEEVTIEAEKKTRVPLSVGMT encoded by the coding sequence ATGTTTAACGATAATAATACAGGTTTTACAAGCTGGCTCGCCGATCTTATCAATGGAATGGGTCTGGCATGGTGGGTCAAGATAGAAACGAAAACACCCCCCTGCACCTACTACTTTGGCCCTTTTCTAACACCCATGGAGGCGGAAAAGGAGAAGGATGGCTACATTGAGGACTTGAAGGCTGAGGGTGCAGAGGGAATTGAGGTCAATGTGGTGCGCTGCCGTCCTGAAGAAGTGACTATTGAGGCCGAAAAAAAGACGCGGGTGCCCCTTAGTGTTGGCATGACATAA
- the rsmG gene encoding 16S rRNA (guanine(527)-N(7))-methyltransferase RsmG — protein sequence MVMASPSPLLLAQFPWQETLQWHPTPQQQEQFQRFYGAILAANQGINLTRITAVTDFWEKHLWDSLRGILPWLQPIGEAPWGSKIQEVIDIGSGGGFPGVPVAIARPDWSVTLLEATQKKVKFLHSLPASVGLANIHPQWGRAEAHERRYDLALIRAVGDVARCCAYGLPLLRSGGILVLYRGQWSDKDTQHLETLLPRYRSQRLDLQAFTTPLSHAQRHCLYLQRQA from the coding sequence GTGGTGATGGCGAGTCCTAGCCCGTTATTGCTTGCGCAATTCCCTTGGCAGGAGACCCTCCAGTGGCACCCCACACCCCAACAGCAGGAACAGTTCCAACGCTTCTATGGGGCAATCCTCGCAGCCAACCAAGGGATCAACCTGACGCGGATTACGGCAGTCACTGATTTCTGGGAGAAGCACCTCTGGGATTCGTTGCGGGGGATTTTGCCATGGCTCCAGCCTATTGGGGAAGCACCGTGGGGCAGCAAGATTCAAGAGGTGATTGATATTGGCAGTGGCGGTGGTTTTCCGGGGGTACCGGTGGCGATCGCCCGCCCCGATTGGTCAGTAACCCTCCTTGAAGCCACCCAAAAGAAAGTCAAGTTTTTGCACTCTCTCCCTGCAAGCGTTGGTTTGGCCAACATTCACCCCCAATGGGGACGGGCAGAAGCCCATGAGCGCCGCTATGATTTGGCCTTGATTCGAGCCGTCGGCGATGTCGCGCGTTGTTGTGCCTATGGCTTGCCCCTATTGCGATCGGGGGGCATTTTAGTCCTGTACCGAGGCCAATGGAGTGACAAGGATACCCAGCATTTAGAGACGCTCCTGCCGCGATACCGCAGTCAACGATTGGATCTTCAGGCATTCACGACCCCCTTGAGCCATGCCCAGCGCCACTGCCTTTACCTTCAGCGTCAGGCTTGA
- a CDS encoding iron uptake porin: protein MARSIAVWLGLALAPAWGMSAALATNQSQNAFYASDVGTSDFLEDKSQQVIHLTKPPLQVAQMPAVADLEAQIPRLPAPERSLGMQRTMPQVTSVNQLSDVRPTDWAYQALASLVEKYGCIAGYPDGTFRGNRAATRFEMAAALNACLDVISDRFASKEDLATLQRLAEEFSSELAVIKGRVTNLEGRVANLEATQFSTTTKLRASAIFSVSDVLTGTRAVAAPGRGSTIEDNTVVTYRARLNFDTSFYGKDVLRVRIQAANMPNYGTVTGTNMARLSYDTNTEGQFRIDDLYYRTPLTKRLFLAFDAAAGNFDKNVFTFNPLLQSDETGAISRFGRFNPLYRFGGGNSAGLTLRYTLLENKEQGTGLVLNLGYQAPNANNPDRNTPNTNGLIGGAYAALAQLDWRPVKNLALGFTYVRSFGTGVAGGTGSNGFPGSAGNPIGNNANAAADNFGFQFTYRPIQKLNIAGWVGYSNVYQVQNFTGPRREAEVLNWAATFGVPDIWRKGDVLGLIVGQPPQTISVRNVVNAPSATFNSYHIEGLYRIPISPNISITPGVIALVNPNSNSNNAPIVLGVVRTTFSF, encoded by the coding sequence ATGGCGAGATCGATCGCGGTCTGGCTGGGGCTAGCTTTGGCTCCTGCTTGGGGAATGTCAGCGGCGTTAGCTACAAATCAATCGCAAAACGCATTCTATGCAAGTGATGTAGGCACCTCTGACTTTCTTGAAGATAAATCGCAACAAGTGATTCATTTAACCAAACCACCCTTGCAAGTGGCGCAAATGCCCGCAGTGGCAGACTTAGAGGCTCAGATTCCCCGACTCCCTGCCCCAGAGCGGTCTTTGGGAATGCAGCGGACAATGCCCCAAGTGACCTCAGTGAATCAACTATCGGATGTGCGTCCCACTGACTGGGCCTATCAAGCCTTGGCGTCACTGGTGGAAAAATATGGCTGCATTGCCGGTTATCCCGATGGCACTTTTCGCGGCAACCGAGCAGCGACACGTTTTGAAATGGCTGCGGCCTTGAACGCCTGCCTCGATGTGATTAGCGATCGCTTTGCCAGCAAGGAAGATCTCGCCACTCTTCAGCGCCTAGCGGAGGAGTTTAGTAGCGAATTAGCCGTGATCAAAGGACGAGTCACGAATCTGGAAGGCCGCGTTGCCAACCTTGAGGCGACCCAATTTTCCACCACCACCAAACTACGGGCTTCAGCAATTTTTAGTGTGTCCGATGTCCTCACGGGCACCCGAGCCGTTGCTGCTCCCGGTCGCGGGTCAACCATCGAAGACAATACCGTTGTCACCTACCGCGCTCGGCTCAACTTTGACACCAGTTTCTATGGCAAGGATGTCCTGCGGGTGCGCATTCAGGCGGCCAATATGCCTAACTACGGAACCGTTACCGGTACCAACATGGCACGCCTTAGCTACGACACCAACACTGAAGGCCAATTCAGGATTGATGACCTCTACTACCGCACCCCTCTGACCAAGCGCCTGTTCCTTGCCTTTGACGCCGCAGCAGGGAACTTCGATAAGAATGTCTTCACCTTTAACCCCCTCTTGCAGTCCGATGAGACGGGAGCCATTAGCCGGTTTGGTCGCTTTAACCCCCTCTATCGCTTTGGTGGCGGCAACAGTGCTGGTCTGACCCTGCGTTACACACTCCTCGAAAATAAAGAGCAGGGCACAGGCCTCGTCCTCAACCTTGGTTATCAAGCGCCCAATGCCAACAATCCCGACCGTAATACCCCGAATACTAATGGTTTGATCGGGGGCGCCTATGCAGCGCTTGCTCAATTAGATTGGCGACCAGTGAAGAACTTAGCCCTCGGCTTTACCTATGTGCGCTCCTTTGGTACGGGTGTTGCCGGCGGCACAGGAAGCAATGGTTTTCCTGGATCCGCTGGTAACCCGATTGGGAATAATGCCAATGCAGCCGCCGATAACTTTGGCTTTCAGTTTACCTATCGCCCGATTCAGAAGTTGAATATTGCTGGCTGGGTCGGCTACTCCAATGTCTATCAAGTGCAAAACTTCACTGGACCGCGACGAGAAGCAGAGGTCTTAAACTGGGCAGCTACCTTTGGGGTACCGGATATCTGGCGCAAGGGCGATGTTCTGGGTTTGATTGTCGGCCAACCCCCACAAACCATTAGCGTTCGTAATGTGGTAAATGCTCCTAGCGCAACCTTTAACTCCTACCACATCGAGGGGTTATACCGCATTCCCATTTCACCAAACATCTCGATCACACCGGGGGTCATTGCTTTGGTCAACCCCAATAGCAACAGTAATAATGCCCCAATCGTCCTCGGCGTGGTGCGGACAACCTTTAGCTTCTAG
- the radC gene encoding RadC family protein has translation MSYSLRVADLPIGDRPREKLLSQGARYLSSAELLAILLGTGQGAGKLSAVGLGQFILKQLGERSGDSTDAVSVLRDITPEELMAIPGVGPAKATTILAAVELGKRVFQSRPGEQTIIDNPALAAAVLSADLMWQPTERFAVLLLDVRHHLLGSHVITVGTATETLAHPREIFREAVRRNASRLIIAHNHPSGNLSPSQADLDLTKQVLQAGQVMGIPVLDHLILGNGDYQSLREITSLWQDVPQGEGNA, from the coding sequence ATGTCCTACTCGCTCCGTGTTGCTGACTTGCCCATTGGCGATCGCCCCCGTGAAAAGCTGCTCAGCCAAGGCGCCCGCTACCTCAGTTCAGCAGAGTTGTTGGCAATTTTACTGGGGACGGGTCAAGGGGCTGGCAAACTCTCAGCCGTGGGTTTAGGACAATTCATCCTCAAACAGTTGGGGGAGCGCAGTGGTGACAGTACCGATGCGGTGAGCGTTTTACGGGACATTACCCCAGAGGAATTGATGGCCATTCCCGGTGTTGGCCCTGCCAAAGCCACAACAATTCTGGCTGCTGTGGAATTGGGGAAGCGGGTCTTTCAGTCGCGACCGGGGGAGCAAACGATCATTGACAATCCTGCCCTTGCCGCCGCTGTTCTCAGTGCCGATCTGATGTGGCAACCGACGGAACGCTTTGCCGTTCTCCTGCTGGATGTGCGCCATCACCTATTGGGGTCTCATGTGATTACGGTGGGAACCGCCACAGAAACCCTTGCCCATCCCCGCGAAATTTTCCGTGAAGCGGTGCGTCGCAATGCGAGTCGTCTGATCATTGCCCACAACCATCCCTCAGGGAATCTCTCCCCCAGTCAAGCGGATCTGGACTTGACCAAACAAGTTCTACAAGCAGGACAGGTCATGGGAATTCCAGTGCTGGATCATTTGATTCTCGGCAATGGCGATTACCAAAGCCTGCGGGAGATCACCTCCCTCTGGCAAGACGTGCCCCAAGGGGAGGGCAATGCCTAA
- a CDS encoding polyphosphate kinase 2 family protein: MIPQDFLDQINPDRYIVPVGEKFHWKDYDPADTAGLKSKVEAQELLAAGIKKLAAYQDVLYAQNIYALLIIFQAMDAAGKDSTIKHVMSGINPQGCQVYSFKAPSAEELDHDFLWRANRALPERGCIGIFNRSYYEEVLVVRVHPDLLNRQQLPPETKTKHIWKERFEDINHYERYLTRNGILILKFFLNISKAEQKKRFLERIGRPEKNWKFSIDDVRDRAHWDDYREAYADVFRHTSTEWAPWHIIPANRKWFARLMVAHFIYQKLASLNLHYPIVSEVHKQQLLEAKALLENEPDED; this comes from the coding sequence ATGATTCCCCAAGATTTTCTCGACCAAATTAATCCCGATCGCTACATTGTTCCCGTGGGGGAGAAATTTCACTGGAAGGACTATGATCCTGCGGATACCGCTGGCCTCAAAAGCAAAGTCGAAGCCCAAGAACTCCTTGCCGCTGGCATTAAGAAGCTAGCCGCCTACCAAGATGTTCTCTATGCCCAGAATATCTATGCCCTGCTGATTATTTTCCAAGCGATGGATGCAGCGGGCAAAGACAGCACCATCAAACACGTCATGAGTGGTATTAACCCCCAAGGCTGTCAGGTGTATAGCTTTAAGGCACCCAGTGCTGAGGAGTTGGATCATGACTTTTTGTGGCGAGCGAATCGCGCATTGCCAGAGCGGGGCTGTATTGGTATTTTTAATCGCTCCTATTACGAAGAAGTTCTTGTGGTGCGGGTACACCCCGATTTGCTCAATCGCCAGCAACTTCCCCCCGAAACCAAGACCAAGCACATCTGGAAAGAGCGCTTTGAGGACATTAATCACTACGAACGTTACTTAACCCGCAATGGCATTCTCATCCTCAAGTTTTTCCTGAATATCTCCAAAGCAGAGCAGAAAAAACGCTTTTTGGAGCGCATTGGTCGCCCGGAGAAGAACTGGAAATTTTCCATTGATGACGTGCGCGATCGCGCCCACTGGGATGACTATCGAGAAGCCTATGCCGATGTCTTTCGCCACACCAGTACCGAATGGGCACCGTGGCACATTATTCCCGCCAATCGCAAGTGGTTTGCGCGGCTGATGGTGGCTCACTTCATTTATCAAAAGTTGGCCAGCCTCAACCTACACTACCCGATTGTCAGTGAAGTCCACAAGCAGCAACTCCTAGAGGCAAAAGCGCTGCTGGAAAACGAACCCGATGAGGATTAG
- a CDS encoding DUF1997 domain-containing protein has product MYLEFKASQSVRLSVETPTASLQHYLRQPQRLVYALTDPTRVEFLGSDRFRLKMRPLNFLMVSLQPTVDLAVHANSDGSLQLRSLGCEIRGVDYINRRFHLALEGYLSPQATANGTDLIGLADLQVGVDIPPPLDLTPRPILEATGNGLLKSVLLTIKQRLSQQLVADYQRWLTEVETHGSGDWLTPVPVSSS; this is encoded by the coding sequence ATGTACTTAGAATTCAAGGCCAGCCAGTCTGTCCGCCTTAGTGTCGAAACACCCACGGCTTCCTTACAGCACTACCTGCGCCAGCCCCAGCGCCTTGTCTATGCCCTAACGGATCCAACCCGCGTGGAATTTCTGGGCAGCGATCGCTTTCGCCTGAAGATGCGTCCCCTCAACTTTCTCATGGTCAGCTTGCAGCCCACTGTGGATCTGGCTGTCCATGCCAATAGCGATGGCTCTTTACAATTGCGCTCCCTTGGCTGCGAAATTCGCGGGGTGGACTACATTAATCGCCGCTTTCACCTTGCCCTCGAAGGTTACTTGTCTCCCCAAGCAACGGCAAACGGTACCGATTTGATTGGTCTAGCTGACCTACAGGTGGGCGTGGATATTCCGCCACCTTTGGATCTTACACCGCGTCCGATTCTCGAGGCCACCGGCAATGGCTTACTTAAGAGCGTTCTGTTAACGATTAAACAGCGCCTCAGTCAACAGCTTGTGGCCGATTATCAACGCTGGCTGACGGAAGTAGAAACCCATGGCAGTGGCGATTGGCTCACACCTGTTCCTGTTAGCTCCAGTTAA